A DNA window from Paraburkholderia sp. PGU19 contains the following coding sequences:
- a CDS encoding Nramp family divalent metal transporter, with protein sequence MKTYENGQAEPELVVEDEAERSWLKRLGPGLITGAADDDPSGIATYTQAGAQFGFGLLWTMLLTYPLMVAIQSVSARLGRVTGRGLATNLRRHYPAPILYAAVLVLLVANTINIAADLAAMGAAAKLVLGGPVQLYVVLLGTASLLLQVFVTYERYARFLKWLTLALFAYVAMAFVIPIDWKAVGVSIVRPPVSFSGDYLTTVVAVLGTTISPYLFFWQASQEVEEIRSHPSQQPLLRAPLQASVQLKRINIDTWVGMALSNAVAFFIMLSAAATLHAHHVEVKTTADAASALKPIAGEMAFALFSLGIVGTGLLALPVLAGSAAYAAAGAMKWRNSLALQVNLAKPFYAVVAIALLGGVALTFAHLDPIKALYWSAVINGIAAVPIMALVMLMAGSRNVMGKFALKGVLLWIGWLATGVMGLAAIGMFWPT encoded by the coding sequence ATGAAAACATATGAAAACGGACAGGCCGAGCCGGAGCTTGTTGTCGAAGATGAAGCGGAGCGCTCATGGTTGAAGCGCCTCGGTCCCGGATTGATTACCGGCGCGGCGGACGATGACCCCAGCGGAATCGCAACCTACACCCAGGCGGGCGCGCAGTTCGGATTCGGTCTGCTGTGGACAATGCTACTCACCTACCCGCTCATGGTCGCGATCCAGTCCGTCAGCGCACGGCTGGGGCGTGTCACTGGCCGTGGACTGGCGACAAATCTCCGCCGTCACTATCCGGCGCCCATTCTCTATGCCGCCGTATTGGTGCTGCTCGTCGCCAACACGATCAATATCGCCGCCGATCTGGCAGCCATGGGGGCTGCTGCAAAGCTCGTGCTCGGTGGACCTGTCCAGCTTTACGTCGTGCTTCTGGGCACTGCCTCTCTCCTGTTGCAGGTCTTCGTTACCTATGAGCGCTACGCACGCTTCCTGAAGTGGCTGACACTTGCGCTGTTCGCGTACGTGGCCATGGCGTTTGTCATCCCGATCGACTGGAAGGCGGTAGGAGTGAGCATCGTCAGGCCACCCGTCAGCTTCTCAGGCGACTACCTGACGACAGTCGTCGCAGTGCTGGGTACGACGATCAGCCCGTATCTGTTCTTCTGGCAGGCGTCTCAGGAAGTCGAGGAGATCCGTTCACACCCTTCCCAGCAACCGCTATTACGCGCGCCGCTGCAGGCGAGCGTCCAGCTCAAGCGGATCAACATCGATACGTGGGTTGGTATGGCGCTGTCCAATGCCGTTGCGTTCTTCATCATGCTATCCGCTGCTGCGACGCTGCATGCCCACCATGTCGAGGTGAAAACGACAGCCGACGCAGCTAGCGCGCTTAAACCGATCGCCGGAGAAATGGCGTTTGCCCTCTTCAGTCTTGGAATTGTCGGAACAGGGCTACTCGCCTTGCCTGTTCTCGCAGGGTCGGCAGCCTACGCGGCGGCGGGCGCGATGAAATGGCGCAATAGCCTTGCCTTGCAGGTCAACCTGGCGAAACCGTTTTACGCAGTCGTTGCAATCGCACTTCTTGGTGGCGTTGCGCTCACATTCGCGCATCTCGATCCCATCAAGGCCTTGTACTGGAGCGCCGTCATCAACGGGATCGCGGCCGTGCCGATCATGGCGCTCGTGATGCTGATGGCAGGCAGCCGGAACGTGATGGGGAAGTTTGCCCTGAAGGGTGTGTTGCTGTGGATTGGATGGCTGGCAACGGGCGTCATGGGCCTGGCGGCGATCGGCATGTTCTGGCCGACCTGA